From the Psilocybe cubensis strain MGC-MH-2018 chromosome 9, whole genome shotgun sequence genome, one window contains:
- a CDS encoding Cytochrome P450 monooxygenase 91: MLNPVFSIAHLREMIPVFYNVMYKLLETLQKEAKNGPTEIDLLEWMSRAALELIGQGGLGYSFDPLTSKAVPHPYITAIKGIGPAGMKIFLPARYLLPHLVKIGTPRMRGIIAKWIPWQPLHDAHDISYVLHNVSVDIFESKKRALSEGDEAVAKQVGQGKDLLSILIRENMKASSADRLPEEEVLGQMSKKLTPPLVLGRCRTFIFAATDTTSSALSRIFHLLVLHPDVQDKLRSELETARDEVGGRDLTYDELVGLPYLDAICRETLRLHPPVTRVSRCTTQDVMLSLSKPIKGIDGQEIPAVAVPKNTTVTIGIMACNRDPEIWGPDAEEWRPERWLEPLPESVARAHLPGVYSNLMTFIGGSRACIGFKFSQLEMKVVLSLLIPKFTFSPSKQEIFWRMGGIAQPTVGSHSNPNAQLPIIMELIQ; the protein is encoded by the exons ATGCTCAATCCCGTTTTCTCAATCGCACACCTGCGTGAGATGA TCCCTGTTTTCTACAATGTGATGTATAAGCTTCTTGAGACTTTGcaaaaagaggcaaagaatgGACCGACGGAG ATAGACCTTTTAGAGTGGATGTCCCGCGCTGCCCTTGAGCTCATTGGTCAAGGAGGGCTAGGATACTCATTCGACCCTCTCACCAGCAAGGCCGTTCCACATCCATACATCACCGCGATCAAAGGAATTGG TCCTGCCGGAATGAAGATATTTCTACCTGCTAGGTACTTGCTCCCCCACCTCGTGAAGATCGGTACACCGCGCATGCGAGGCATCATCGCGAAATGGATACCATGGCAGCCTCTTCACGATGCTCATGATATCTCATATGTGCTGCACAATGTGTCTGTTGATATATTCGAATCGAAGAAACGCGCGCTGTCTGAAGGAGACGAGGCTGTTGCGAAGCAGGTAGGGCAGGGGAAGGATCTGCTCAGTATTCTCA TTAGAGAAAACATGAAGGCGTCGAGTGCGGACCGACTtccagaggaagaggtgcTAGGCCAAATGTC GAAGAAGCTTACACCCCCGCTCGTTTTGGGGCGCTGTAGGACATTTATATTTGCAGCGACCGATACCACATCCAGCGCACTCTCCCGGATCTTTCACCTGCTCGTGCTGCACCCGGATGTACAGGATAAACTACGGAGCGAGCTAGAGACCGCACGCGACGAGGTAGGTGGTCGCGATTTAACGTACGATGAGCTGGTGGGTCTGCCGTACCTCGACGCTATATGCCGCGAGACGCTGAGACT CCATCCGCCCGTTACCCGTGTCTCGAGGTG CACGACACAGGACGTCATGCTATCCCTATCAAAACCCATCAAGGGCATTGACGGACAGGAGATCCCAGCTGTCGCAGTGCCGAAGAATACCACCGTCACCATAGGTATCATGGCGTGCAACCGCGATCCTGAGATATGGGGACCGGACGCGGAGGAGTGGAGGCCCGAGCGCTGGCTCGAGCCGTTGCCGGAAAGTGTGGCCCGTGCGCATCTCCCGGGCGTCTATTCCAATTT GATGACATTTATTGGTGGGAGTAGAGCGTGCAT CGGATTCAAGTTTTCCCAGCTTGAAATGA AAGTCGTTCTATCTCTGCTCATCCCCAAGTTCACATTCTCGCCGTCAAAACAGGAGATCTTCTGGAGGATGGGAGGAATTGCACAGCCGACAGTCGGCAGCCACTCCAACCCCAACGCCCAGCTTCCGATTATTATGGAGTTGATTCAATAG